The window GGAGATTCGACAAAGAGCtgaggaagatgaagacatGGTGAGAAACTCGAGCATCACGCGAGAGAAAACTCTAACATAAACGAGAGAAAAAATAGATGATGAATTGTCGACCTCTCATCACTTAAGCAACATaaaatgttataaaaaaatGGCATGGATATTCTGAACTCCATCTATTTGGAAAATTTGGCTGGTCACTAGACATGCCAATCTCCAATGACAAGCACAAGCAGCAATTAGGGCATAATTCAAACTTAAGGTGGCGAGACCTTGCCTTTAATCGGCAATAAGTGCCGGCTAAAAACCCGTTTGGTATGGCTATAGACGAATTGTATTTGCACCGTGAAGTGTTGtaacttttatgtttggtaatGTATGTTTTGAAATTGCAGCACGTTAAAGTGAGTGAGGCCGAAAGACCCTTTCTCGCATTGgaagttctttttatttttattatcaagttGACAAATGACAGCTCTACTTCCTCAAAAGAAGCAAACAAGAAGATCAATGAAGAATACAACtccaaaaacaaggaaaaatccaaatatCAACttaatttctctgtttttcttttcccaaaacaATAAGAACTAGATATTAACCATGTGCCTcggtctattttttttttttttctaggggGAATAATCTGCTGAATATACCGCAAATTCATGCACAAGAAAACGGTGATTCTTATGTTCTTGTTGAGCCACTTTACTGAATAAAACCAATTGCGCATATAGCATTCTCAACAAAAATTGCCAACCCTCTTCTTGGTTCTCGATTGTCGTTTAAGTTCTCCATTAGTTTTGCTTCCACAGTAATGAAGGCAGTCAAGTCGGGTCAGGGAAAGGCGACATGTGGGTCATGGATCCAGCGCCGACCCGGGAAAGGAAACTTGGTAGCGCTGGGCAAGCCCGGGAACGACGGCCCTTCTTCGCCATCTTTGATCcagatttttccttttgatccCAGGACAACTTCTCTACCCTCTCTCCCTCTGGTACCTGGAATTTCTCTTTTATACCAGAACATGAGACGAAAAGTTTAATAGTAATTTCGCAAGATTTCTCTTCTTCAATCATCAAAACTTGTTGATCTTATGACTGTTTTCTTTGCATTATATCATTTTGGAAACTGTTGTCACATGTACTGTTACTGTTCTTATATATAGCTTGTTTCATCAGGCTGATCATGTGCTTGATGCAAGCGAAGGCCATCCCTTGACAATCGCAGTGCACCCGAGCGGCGATGATGTCGTGTTCTCCACGAGTTCTGGCGGATGCAAGTAATTCGATTTCTTCTCCTCCTAATGTCAGAAAGACTGTTTCGTTTCATCTCTAATTAGGTAGTTTAGCAACGTTTGTGTCATGTTTAAGAATCCCatttttttccatgattttCCCAGAATCTTGGAGCTGTATGGTCGAGAATCGAATCTCCAGCTGATAGCCAGGAAGCCACCACTTCTTCAAGACATTGGTCCTCAGCAGTGTATTGCCTTCAGTGGCGACGGTTCCAGGCTCACGGCTGGTGGATTGGTAACTGATCGATCGAGCACCCTATGACCCTGTTGCTGTCGTGTTTTTTCTTGAGATCTGCAAATTAGCATGTTGGTGTGTTTCAATGGTTGTCTCATGCAAAACTCCAGGATGGTCGTCTCAGGATCTTCAAGTGGCCGAGCTTCCAAGTCGTGCTGGATGAACCGGCTGAGCGCAGCTCCTATCGGGATCTCGATTTCAGGTCAATCGCGGGACTACTTTTTCTCGGGAAAATTGATTGGCCCCCTGGGGATACGCCTTCCAAGCGGCCTCTCCATAAGACTTATGGTGCTTCTCATTTTTCGCAGCCTAGACTCAGAATTCCTGGCCTCAACCTCGACTGATGGTTCGGCTAGAATATGGAGGGCCGAAGATGGCGTTCCCTTGGCTACCTTGGCTCGTGGTCTGGTAAGCCAAAGTACAACTGGAACATGCTGGTATAATCATGACTTGGGAGATCATTGGAATTCTCATTAGCCTTTTGATTTTTGTCTACCCCGGCAGGATGAAAGAATCGAGCTTGTCGGTTTTCTAGGGATGGGGCGAGACCGTTCTTGTTCTGCACGGTTCAGAAAGGTTGGTTCATTCTCCAGCACGCCCTTCTCTCGAAGCTGCGCATACTAGAGTAGAAGTTTGATCATTGCATCATCATCCGGTGCTTGCGTATCTCAAATGGCAGGCGATAAGGCCTCGACAGGAGTTTGGAACATAAGCTCATGGGACAGAATCGGCCACAAGAGGTTGCTCGGGAAGCCAGTATCAGCTATGTCCGTCAGTCTGGACGGAAGATATCTCGCGCTGTAATCACTCAGAATTTGAATCCTATCTTTTCGACAATCAATTCTATGTTTCTTTCGCCTTCACCTTCTAATGCGAAAAGGGATTGATTGTCTGCACCCTCCAACAACAACTTAGGGGAGGCAGGATGGCGATTTCTGCGTGGCTGAgctgaagaagatggagatatGCCATTGGAGTAAGAGGCTGCACTCGGGCACCAACATCTCGATGCTGGAATTTTGTCCGACTGAGCGGTAACGACCCTTGAGAGCCGGACTGCCATTAAACTCCATACCAGTGAAAAATTCCAGAGACCCGTGATTAGTCCTGGTGCTAAGATGCCGGAGAATTTCAGTACTGTCCACTTTGCCAAGAAGCGTTGACACTGTTTCTCTGATTTCTTCTGCAGGGTCTTGTTGAGTACTTCCAGCGAATGCGGAGCATTGGTGACGAAGCTTAACGTACCGGCCGATTGGAAAGGTCTGCCTCTCGAAACCAGGCACTCGTCGTTGCGTACTTATCAAAGCCACGATTTTTCACCATTCATCTTGCAAATGCAGATTGGCAACTCTATGGAATGCTTCTAGGATTGTTCCTGGCGTCTGCGGCTGCATGCTACATATTCTATAAGAACTCCGATTCATTTTGGGACTTACCCTCTCGGGAGTGATCGACCTGCCGAGCCGGTGTGATCGAATCTGTCATGCCTGATCTGCAGTCTAACGAACGAAGATAGACACGACATGTTGGAAGACCGCTAAGTATGTGGCGTATGTGGCGTTTGCTCGGACTCATCGACACAAAATTACTCTACTCAACCGCGCCAAAGGGGTAAAAAAACTGCTCGAAGAATCAACAGTGCGAAAATGAAATTCTTCAGCAGGGgtccctaattttcttttttctttt of the Eucalyptus grandis isolate ANBG69807.140 chromosome 10, ASM1654582v1, whole genome shotgun sequence genome contains:
- the LOC104423533 gene encoding LOW QUALITY PROTEIN: SEC12-like protein 1 (The sequence of the model RefSeq protein was modified relative to this genomic sequence to represent the inferred CDS: inserted 1 base in 1 codon; deleted 1 base in 1 codon) yields the protein MEEIEHAEDGIEREAVREDFARNIGGSSERRRFDKELRKMKTCFASTVMKAVKSGQGKATCGSWIQRRPGKGNLVALGKPGNDGPSSPSLIQIFPFDPRTTSLPSLPLADHVLDASEGHPLTIAVHPSGDDVVFSTSSGGCKILELYGRESNLQLIARKPPLLQDIGPQQCIAFSGDGSRLTAGGLDGRLRIFKWPSFQVVLDEPAERSSYRDLDFSLDSEFLASTSTDGSARIWRAEDGVPLATLARGLDERIEXCRFSRDGARPFLFCTVQKGDKASTGVWNISSWDRIGHKRLLGKPVSAMSVSLDGRYLALQDGDFCVAELKKMEICHWSKRLHSGTNISMLEFCPTERVLLSTSSECGALVTKLNVPADWKDWQLYGMLLGLFLASAAACYIFYKNSDSFWTYPLGSDRPAEPV